A stretch of the Trueperaceae bacterium genome encodes the following:
- the trpB gene encoding tryptophan synthase subunit beta, whose protein sequence is MFPYPDAQGRFGPYGGRYVPETLIPALDQLTETYLQASQEEAFKCEFKRYLETYVGRPSLLYQAENLSKYLGGARIYLKREDLNHTGAHKINNTIGQALLAVRMGKKRIIAETGAGQHGVASATAAALFGLDCVVYMGEEDVRRQSLNVFRMKLLGAEVRPVSSGSKTLKDATNEAIRDWVTNVRDTFYIIGSVVGPHPYPMIVRDFQSIIGQETMSQLKLAEGREIPDTVIACVGGGSNAIGMFAPFAYLPPELRPTLVGVEAAGKGMDSGQHAASINAGKIGVLHGAMMHLMSDDNGQITPAHSISAGLDYPGVGPEHSFFADNGLATYVSVNDDEALNGFRVLSETEGIIPALESAHAIAHSIQVAPNMDAEQILVVNLSGRGDKDATEAMQVMNSEADL, encoded by the coding sequence ATGTTTCCCTACCCCGATGCCCAAGGTCGTTTTGGTCCTTATGGTGGTCGTTACGTCCCAGAAACTTTAATCCCAGCTCTGGACCAGTTAACGGAAACCTACTTACAAGCAAGTCAAGAAGAAGCGTTTAAATGCGAGTTCAAGAGATATTTGGAAACCTATGTAGGACGTCCAAGCCTGCTATATCAAGCGGAAAATCTCAGCAAGTATTTAGGCGGAGCTAGAATCTATTTGAAACGAGAGGATCTAAATCATACGGGTGCCCATAAAATCAACAACACTATAGGGCAGGCCTTATTAGCCGTACGTATGGGTAAAAAACGGATTATTGCTGAAACAGGAGCAGGTCAGCATGGTGTCGCAAGTGCCACAGCAGCAGCCCTTTTTGGGCTTGATTGCGTTGTTTATATGGGAGAGGAAGATGTACGAAGGCAGTCTTTAAATGTTTTTCGCATGAAATTACTTGGTGCTGAGGTGCGTCCAGTATCGAGCGGTAGCAAAACTCTAAAAGATGCTACCAACGAGGCTATCCGGGATTGGGTGACAAATGTTCGGGATACTTTCTATATTATTGGGTCTGTCGTCGGCCCCCATCCGTACCCTATGATTGTTCGTGACTTCCAGAGCATAATCGGTCAGGAAACTATGTCTCAGCTTAAACTTGCTGAAGGTCGTGAAATACCAGATACCGTAATTGCGTGTGTTGGTGGCGGTTCTAATGCAATTGGAATGTTCGCACCGTTTGCTTATCTTCCTCCTGAACTACGACCAACTCTAGTCGGCGTTGAGGCAGCAGGAAAGGGTATGGATAGCGGCCAACACGCAGCTAGCATAAATGCTGGGAAGATTGGGGTTTTACACGGTGCCATGATGCACCTGATGTCTGACGATAATGGTCAGATCACTCCTGCTCACTCAATTTCTGCTGGATTGGACTACCCTGGTGTTGGTCCAGAACATAGCTTTTTTGCGGACAATGGTTTGGCTACATATGTCTCAGTCAACGATGATGAAGCTCTTAACGGCTTTCGGGTTTTGAGTGAAACCGAAGGCATTATCCCTGCTCTTGAAAGCGCCCACGCTATCGCCCACAGCATCCAAGTAGCCCCAAATATGGATGCCGAACAAATCCTTGTTGTTAATCTTTCTGGTAGAGGCGATAAAGACGCCACTGAGGCAATGCAGGTGATGAACAGCGAGGCCGATTTATGA
- a CDS encoding tryptophan synthase subunit alpha, whose protein sequence is MNRITTAFKTAAQENRAAFIPFLTAGFPNPTDFLQHAIDLLKFADILEVGLPFSDPLGDGATIQESSEAALSQGVTTETTFELIRELRSLTNKPIVIMTYYNPIYCYANGESGFVHTAQQAGADGIILPDLPPEEATALREAAIPIDLSTIFLVAPTSTTERLQKVTSSCSGFVYAVSVTGVTGSRAALPAEVPALVNRTREVTSLPVAVGFGVSSQTTARAIAEVADGVVVGSALIHAIRKEGTTKRLAKEITGACKRG, encoded by the coding sequence ATGAATCGCATTACTACCGCTTTCAAAACTGCTGCACAGGAGAATAGGGCGGCTTTTATCCCCTTTCTCACAGCTGGATTTCCTAATCCAACCGATTTTTTGCAACATGCAATTGATCTACTTAAATTCGCTGACATCCTGGAAGTGGGACTACCGTTTTCAGACCCACTCGGCGATGGAGCCACCATCCAAGAATCGTCAGAAGCCGCTCTATCTCAGGGCGTAACAACAGAAACAACTTTTGAATTAATTAGAGAACTCCGGTCATTGACAAACAAACCAATAGTAATCATGACTTACTACAATCCCATCTATTGTTACGCTAATGGCGAAAGCGGTTTTGTCCACACAGCTCAGCAAGCTGGCGCTGATGGGATAATACTTCCGGATTTGCCTCCGGAAGAAGCAACTGCTCTCCGCGAAGCGGCAATACCTATCGACCTTTCCACTATTTTCTTAGTAGCCCCAACCTCAACAACGGAGCGTTTGCAAAAAGTAACTTCTTCCTGCAGTGGTTTCGTTTATGCAGTTTCTGTCACAGGTGTTACTGGTTCGAGAGCTGCGCTCCCTGCTGAGGTACCTGCACTCGTAAATCGTACTAGAGAGGTAACGTCTTTACCAGTGGCCGTAGGTTTTGGTGTTTCATCCCAAACGACTGCCCGGGCAATCGCCGAAGTGGCAGATGGAGTCGTGGTTGGTTCAGCTCTAATCCATGCAATCCGAAAAGAGGGCACCACCAAGCGTCTTGCTAAAGAGATAACAGGCGCCTGTAAACGAGGTTAA
- the xpt gene encoding xanthine phosphoribosyltransferase, whose product MDELKRRILTEGQGLAGGILKVDSFLNHQLDPELTVSIGRELHKAFQEQGVKTASKIVTAEVSGIAPALATGLFYKVPVVFARKKLPITMSGKTYSTKIISPTKKDLSDLIISSQYLNQSDKVILIDDFLSTGKTLQSLINLVREAGATLLGVGCVIEKVFEGGRERLKDLDIPVISLARITAINAGKIELGA is encoded by the coding sequence ATGGATGAACTTAAAAGACGCATCCTAACAGAAGGCCAAGGTCTTGCTGGTGGGATCCTCAAAGTAGACAGCTTCTTGAATCATCAGCTTGATCCCGAATTGACTGTGTCTATAGGTCGGGAGCTCCATAAAGCTTTTCAAGAACAAGGCGTCAAAACTGCAAGTAAAATTGTCACAGCAGAAGTTAGTGGCATCGCGCCGGCACTAGCTACCGGATTATTCTATAAGGTACCGGTCGTTTTCGCTCGGAAGAAATTACCCATAACTATGTCCGGTAAAACATACAGTACGAAGATAATCAGCCCCACAAAGAAAGACTTGAGCGACCTTATAATATCCAGCCAATACCTAAATCAGAGTGACAAAGTTATTCTTATCGATGATTTCCTATCCACTGGAAAGACTTTACAAAGCCTAATTAATTTAGTACGAGAGGCAGGCGCAACCCTTCTAGGTGTCGGATGCGTGATTGAAAAAGTCTTCGAGGGGGGTCGAGAACGACTCAAGGATCTGGACATTCCCGTGATAAGCCTGGCACGTATTACAGCCATTAACGCTGGTAAGATTGAACTAGGTGCTTGA
- a CDS encoding tRNA glutamyl-Q(34) synthetase GluQRS, whose amino-acid sequence MLYRGRFAPSPTGWLHLGNARTALISWWRARKNLGTFVIRVDDLDSTRTVPETVLGNLDELRWLGIDWDEGPDIGGPYGPYRQSQLNDRYEAALQFLKSNGLTFPCFLSRKDLRTLSSAPHGQPIVYGEAERQANKLTSPQKISSGKLPSTRLRISESIVNFVDILTGTKSASALESVGDILVCRADGAWAYHFATVLDDAAMGITEVVRGDDLLSSTPTQIVLYKLLGSSPPVFAHVPMVHTAEGKRMSKRTGSLTLRALREAGVPANRIVGLLGFSLGLIEKPEPLSAIDLLPYFDIDRIRPRPFRLSDSHLTWLKTF is encoded by the coding sequence ATTTTGTACCGCGGTCGATTTGCACCTAGTCCCACCGGTTGGCTCCACTTAGGTAATGCCCGGACAGCACTGATTTCTTGGTGGCGGGCCAGAAAGAATCTAGGCACATTTGTTATCAGAGTTGACGATCTAGATAGCACCCGTACAGTTCCAGAAACTGTACTCGGGAATCTCGATGAACTTCGTTGGCTAGGTATTGATTGGGATGAGGGCCCAGATATCGGTGGTCCTTATGGTCCCTATCGACAAAGTCAACTTAACGATCGTTACGAAGCCGCATTACAATTTCTTAAATCAAATGGGTTGACCTTCCCCTGCTTCCTCTCTCGGAAGGATCTTCGTACGTTATCCTCTGCTCCCCATGGACAACCTATAGTTTATGGCGAGGCCGAACGGCAGGCAAATAAACTAACTTCTCCCCAAAAGATTAGTTCAGGAAAATTGCCTAGCACGAGGCTACGTATATCTGAATCAATAGTCAATTTTGTAGATATCTTGACTGGCACCAAATCCGCTTCAGCACTGGAAAGTGTTGGGGATATCCTAGTTTGTAGAGCCGATGGCGCTTGGGCATACCACTTTGCTACTGTCCTTGACGACGCAGCCATGGGCATAACAGAAGTAGTTCGGGGTGACGATTTACTTAGTAGCACCCCAACTCAGATCGTTCTCTATAAATTGCTGGGTAGCTCGCCTCCCGTATTTGCTCACGTACCTATGGTACATACGGCCGAAGGGAAGCGCATGTCGAAACGCACGGGTTCTCTTACCCTCCGAGCTCTTAGGGAGGCCGGAGTCCCAGCAAATCGGATCGTGGGTCTTCTTGGTTTTTCTCTGGGCCTTATTGAGAAGCCAGAGCCTCTTTCAGCAATTGATCTTCTGCCCTATTTTGATATCGACAGAATCAGACCTAGGCCATTTAGACTTTCGGATTCTCATCTCACCTGGCTTAAAACCTTTTAG
- a CDS encoding succinate--CoA ligase subunit alpha — protein sequence MSVLVDKNTRLLIQGLGSAGHFHTDKCIAYGTKVVAATHPTRAGEQIVFEGTTDHSGVQGRPDTYRQSVPIFSTVREAVKETKANAAIIFVPAPFAADAIMESAEAGIPLIITITEHIPTLDMIRVKHYLERHSTRLIGPNCPGIITPQECKIGIMPGYIHKTGRIGVISRSGTLTYEAVNQLSQNSLGQTTAIGIGGDPIIGTNFVDALTLFEDDPDTDGVMLIGEIGGSAEEEAATWIEENMTKPVAAYIAGTTAPPGRRMGHAGAIISGSEGAAGNKIKALRNASVVIAESPSGMGKAMLSAINQSKAL from the coding sequence ATGAGCGTTCTCGTCGATAAAAACACTAGACTTCTAATCCAAGGGCTCGGCAGTGCCGGACACTTTCATACCGACAAATGTATCGCGTATGGGACGAAAGTTGTTGCAGCCACACACCCAACTCGCGCCGGAGAACAGATAGTATTTGAAGGGACAACAGACCACAGTGGAGTCCAAGGCCGGCCAGATACTTACAGACAAAGCGTCCCTATATTTTCAACCGTCCGCGAGGCTGTCAAAGAGACTAAAGCTAACGCAGCAATCATATTTGTTCCAGCACCATTTGCTGCCGACGCAATCATGGAATCAGCTGAAGCAGGCATTCCCTTAATCATTACGATAACCGAACACATTCCAACCCTAGACATGATTCGCGTAAAGCACTACTTAGAAAGACATTCAACCCGCCTCATTGGCCCAAATTGCCCTGGGATCATTACTCCCCAAGAGTGCAAAATCGGGATTATGCCTGGTTATATCCACAAGACCGGTCGGATCGGAGTTATCAGTCGATCCGGCACGCTCACATACGAGGCTGTCAATCAACTTTCTCAGAATAGCCTGGGACAGACTACAGCCATAGGAATTGGTGGTGATCCAATAATAGGGACCAATTTTGTTGACGCACTTACACTGTTTGAAGATGACCCAGACACAGACGGAGTAATGTTAATTGGCGAAATTGGTGGATCTGCCGAAGAAGAGGCAGCAACGTGGATTGAGGAGAACATGACCAAACCTGTTGCAGCCTATATTGCGGGCACAACTGCTCCCCCTGGAAGGCGAATGGGACATGCAGGCGCTATCATTTCTGGGAGCGAAGGCGCTGCCGGGAATAAAATTAAAGCTCTACGGAATGCGAGCGTGGTAATAGCTGAAAGCCCTTCAGGCATGGGAAAAGCCATGCTCTCCGCTATTAACCAATCGAAGGCTTTGTAA
- the lgt gene encoding prolipoprotein diacylglyceryl transferase translates to MDPVMLQIGPVMIRWYGFLIAMGVMLGTLWAARLAVRRNLDVDALLEMAPYLVFSGLIGARLVYVITSPQAFFGLDGRFLDVIKIWEGGISIHGGILGVMIAAQVFTKIKKINMWSYLDLMTPLGALGIMGGRVGNFLNGTDTGGRLTEWGIGFVWPKIGSPTFGEFGRLFFGDTLWRYYPPACGSVIAGGDSCVVHLTPLYGFLVGLILLFVSLWALQGRKSPGFAFAQFALWYSILRSTIEEPFRDNPLFWKVYLNDQVGIGGLTLTQIVSVPIILLAIYSLLVINSNRNVQSDQIAVSDRRP, encoded by the coding sequence ATGGATCCTGTGATGCTACAAATTGGACCTGTGATGATTCGCTGGTACGGCTTCCTCATAGCTATGGGTGTGATGCTCGGTACCCTTTGGGCAGCCAGATTGGCTGTGAGGCGTAATTTAGACGTTGACGCCTTGTTAGAGATGGCTCCCTATCTTGTGTTTTCAGGATTAATTGGCGCCCGCCTTGTATACGTGATTACTAGCCCACAAGCTTTTTTCGGACTAGATGGCAGATTTCTTGACGTAATAAAGATTTGGGAGGGCGGGATAAGTATTCATGGTGGAATTTTGGGCGTGATGATTGCTGCCCAGGTTTTCACGAAAATTAAGAAGATAAACATGTGGTCCTATTTAGACCTTATGACCCCGCTTGGCGCACTAGGCATTATGGGAGGTAGGGTCGGTAATTTCCTTAACGGTACTGACACAGGAGGAAGGCTTACCGAGTGGGGTATAGGCTTTGTTTGGCCGAAAATTGGCTCACCAACTTTCGGGGAATTTGGGCGACTTTTTTTCGGGGATACATTATGGCGGTATTATCCCCCTGCCTGCGGTTCCGTAATTGCAGGAGGAGATTCGTGTGTTGTTCATCTTACTCCGCTCTACGGCTTCCTAGTTGGCCTAATACTACTGTTTGTTTCTCTTTGGGCTTTACAAGGTCGTAAGTCTCCGGGTTTTGCCTTTGCGCAGTTTGCGCTTTGGTATTCTATATTGCGAAGCACTATAGAAGAGCCTTTTCGAGACAACCCGCTTTTTTGGAAGGTTTACCTCAACGATCAGGTGGGCATTGGGGGATTAACTTTAACGCAAATTGTAAGTGTTCCGATAATATTACTTGCTATATATTCTTTGCTAGTTATAAATTCCAATAGAAATGTTCAGTCTGATCAAATAGCTGTTAGTGATAGGCGTCCTTGA
- a CDS encoding ADP-forming succinate--CoA ligase subunit beta, which translates to MNLHEYQAKHILQKHGIMVPQGRMVHTVDEAVQSVRPLLENSSYKVLIVKAQIHAGGRGKGSFLEDSHLPGINVVRADLQQGVKSAEQQVRDLARRMLGSTLVTTQTGHEGKLVNRLYIEQGVEIRRELYISIVLDRKQHRNMVLALDQGGTAVEELASANPSTLLKETIDPALGLLPFQAHALSWKLGLRGNSLRNCSTFISRVSRLAETVDSDLIELNPVVVTQDDEVIALDAKFSIDDNSLFRQKDLLELRDLSEEDPAEIEASKYELNFIKLTGNIGCLVNGAGLAMATMDMIKQVGGEPANFLDVGGSASTENVTAAFKIITQDPKVRGIFVNIFGGIMRCDVIANGIVEAVMQTGLKVPLVVRLEGTNVDLGRQIINASGLNVISAAEMKDGAVQIVRLSQ; encoded by the coding sequence TTGAATTTGCACGAATACCAGGCAAAGCATATCTTACAAAAACACGGCATTATGGTCCCCCAGGGACGCATGGTCCACACAGTCGACGAAGCTGTTCAATCCGTTCGTCCTCTCCTGGAAAACTCGAGTTATAAAGTTCTAATTGTCAAAGCCCAGATTCACGCTGGTGGCCGAGGTAAAGGTAGTTTCTTGGAGGATTCCCACCTGCCTGGTATTAACGTAGTCCGTGCAGACCTTCAACAGGGGGTTAAGTCAGCTGAACAGCAGGTCCGGGACCTCGCTAGAAGAATGCTCGGATCTACTCTCGTAACTACACAAACTGGGCATGAAGGAAAGCTCGTAAACAGGTTATATATCGAACAGGGTGTCGAAATCAGACGTGAACTATATATTTCCATTGTGCTAGACCGTAAACAACACAGAAACATGGTATTAGCATTAGACCAGGGAGGGACAGCCGTAGAAGAATTGGCTAGTGCCAACCCAAGTACGCTTCTTAAAGAAACAATTGACCCAGCACTAGGCCTTCTTCCCTTCCAGGCACACGCGTTATCTTGGAAATTAGGCCTCCGAGGGAACAGTCTCCGAAATTGCAGCACGTTTATAAGCCGTGTTAGTAGGTTAGCGGAAACCGTTGATAGTGACCTGATTGAGTTAAACCCAGTAGTAGTAACTCAAGACGATGAAGTAATCGCGCTTGACGCGAAATTTTCTATCGACGATAACTCTTTGTTTCGGCAAAAAGACCTGCTCGAACTCCGTGACCTTAGTGAAGAGGACCCTGCAGAGATAGAAGCTAGTAAGTATGAACTTAACTTTATTAAGTTAACTGGCAATATCGGTTGTTTAGTAAATGGAGCAGGGCTCGCTATGGCCACGATGGACATGATTAAGCAAGTTGGCGGCGAACCAGCTAATTTCCTTGACGTTGGGGGTAGCGCTAGTACTGAAAATGTCACTGCCGCCTTCAAAATCATCACTCAAGATCCAAAAGTTCGCGGAATTTTCGTCAACATCTTCGGTGGGATCATGCGGTGCGATGTTATCGCTAACGGGATAGTTGAAGCAGTAATGCAAACAGGTCTAAAGGTACCCCTAGTAGTTCGCCTAGAAGGAACCAATGTCGACCTCGGCAGACAAATCATAAATGCGTCTGGCTTAAACGTAATCTCTGCCGCAGAAATGAAGGACGGCGCAGTACAAATCGTGAGGCTCTCCCAATGA